In Mus musculus strain C57BL/6J chromosome 9, GRCm38.p6 C57BL/6J, one genomic interval encodes:
- the Pclaf gene encoding PCNA-associated factor, with amino-acid sequence MVRTKANYVPGAYRKAVASQAPRKVLGSSTFVTNSSSSSRKAENKYAGGNPVCVRPTPKWQKGIGEFFRLSPKESKKENQAPEEAGTSGLGKAKRKACPLQPDHRDDENE; translated from the exons ATGGTGCGGACCAAAGCAAACTACGTTccaggagcctacagaaaag CGGTGGCTTCTCAAGCCCCTAGGAAGGTGCTTGGCTCCTCCACCTTTGTCACCAATTCTTCAAGTTCGTCGAGAAAAG CTGAAAATAAGTATGCAGGAGGGAACCCAGTCTGTGTGCGCCCAACTCCCAAGTGGCAAAAAGGCATCGGGGAATTCTTCAGGCTGTCCCCTAAAGAGTCTAAAAAGGAAAACCAGGCTCCTGAAGAAGCAGGAACCAGTGGCTtaggaaaagcaaagagaaa AGCTTGTCCTTTGCAACCTGATCACAGAGATGATGAAAACGAATAG